A region of Bifidobacterium adolescentis ATCC 15703 DNA encodes the following proteins:
- a CDS encoding glucose PTS transporter subunit IIA, with the protein MADSLASQIITAIGGPENVRSLTHCATRLRFELADASKVDQNALEHMKGVLGAVPQSGDRFQVVIGGGVATVYENIMHLPEMANAGAASASGEGQKSNADVKAEARSKARGKVAWLDSFFEYLADSFRPILGVLLGASIIIALVNLLISLNVIPNDEASAGWVFVKAIWKGVFYFLPIMVAYNASKKLKVDPWLGGAIMAILMTPQFTSLIDAKTTTCVENAALGTKSCTANIFGIPMALSDYSGNVFVPLLMAAVLALVYHGLKKIIPESVQLVFVPFFCMIIVGALTAFIIGPIGVWVGNGLGVGLAWMNTHAPFIFAIIIPLLYPFLVPLGLHWPLNALMLMNIQTLGYDFIQGPMGVWNFACFGATAGVLFIAVRDKDKDMRQTALGALAAGLLGGVSEPSLYGIHLRYKLVYKRMLVGCGLGGVVIAVLGWLFPSVTAAGQTVHGVTTTAFAFTSLLTIPVFDQMWVYAVSIAVSFLTSFFLIITFDYRTPEQKAEVLARAAADQKAAAPAVEAKEAAPAATTATATATATKTEAPAAAAAATTVVNAPVAGHVIALDETGDPVFASRALGEGVGIQPTDSEVVAPVSGVLQTVAETGHAFGIKTDDGVEVLVHVGIDTVKMNGEGFVVKVKADERVNAGDPLVSVDFAKVKDAGYSTTTLMTVLNTAALTSVTPKTGIDVKAGDEVIDIQR; encoded by the coding sequence ATGGCTGACTCTCTCGCATCGCAGATCATCACTGCGATCGGCGGACCTGAAAACGTTCGCAGTCTGACGCATTGCGCCACCCGACTGCGCTTCGAGCTGGCGGACGCGTCCAAGGTGGACCAGAACGCCCTCGAACATATGAAGGGCGTGCTTGGCGCGGTCCCGCAAAGCGGTGACCGTTTCCAGGTCGTCATCGGCGGCGGCGTGGCCACCGTATACGAAAACATCATGCATCTGCCCGAAATGGCGAACGCCGGTGCCGCCTCCGCATCCGGCGAAGGCCAGAAGAGCAACGCCGACGTCAAGGCCGAGGCCCGTTCCAAGGCACGCGGCAAGGTGGCATGGCTGGACTCCTTCTTCGAGTATCTCGCCGACTCCTTCCGCCCGATCCTGGGCGTGCTGCTCGGCGCCTCCATCATCATCGCCCTGGTCAACCTGCTCATCTCACTGAACGTCATTCCGAATGACGAGGCCTCCGCCGGCTGGGTGTTCGTCAAGGCCATCTGGAAGGGCGTGTTCTACTTCCTGCCGATCATGGTCGCCTACAACGCCTCCAAGAAGCTCAAGGTCGATCCGTGGCTGGGCGGCGCCATCATGGCCATCCTCATGACCCCGCAGTTCACCAGCCTGATAGACGCCAAGACCACCACGTGCGTGGAGAACGCGGCTCTGGGCACCAAGTCCTGCACCGCCAACATCTTCGGCATTCCGATGGCGTTGAGCGACTACAGCGGCAACGTGTTCGTGCCGCTGCTCATGGCTGCCGTGCTCGCCCTCGTCTACCACGGATTGAAGAAGATCATTCCCGAAAGCGTCCAGCTGGTGTTCGTGCCGTTCTTCTGCATGATCATCGTCGGCGCGCTGACCGCCTTCATCATCGGCCCGATCGGCGTGTGGGTCGGCAACGGCCTCGGCGTCGGCCTGGCTTGGATGAACACCCATGCACCGTTCATCTTCGCCATCATCATCCCGCTGCTGTACCCGTTCCTCGTGCCGCTCGGCCTGCACTGGCCGCTCAACGCCCTGATGCTCATGAACATCCAGACGCTCGGCTACGACTTCATCCAGGGCCCGATGGGCGTGTGGAACTTCGCCTGCTTCGGTGCCACCGCCGGCGTGCTCTTCATCGCCGTGCGTGACAAGGACAAGGACATGCGCCAGACCGCTCTCGGCGCGCTCGCAGCCGGCCTGCTTGGTGGTGTTTCCGAACCGTCCCTGTACGGCATCCACCTGCGGTACAAGCTGGTCTACAAGCGCATGCTCGTGGGCTGCGGCCTTGGTGGCGTCGTCATTGCCGTCCTCGGCTGGCTCTTCCCGTCCGTCACCGCCGCCGGCCAGACCGTGCATGGTGTGACCACCACCGCCTTCGCCTTCACCTCGCTGCTGACCATTCCGGTCTTCGACCAGATGTGGGTGTACGCGGTGTCCATCGCGGTCTCCTTCCTGACCTCCTTCTTCCTGATCATCACCTTCGACTACCGCACCCCGGAACAGAAGGCTGAAGTGCTGGCCCGCGCCGCCGCCGATCAGAAGGCCGCCGCTCCGGCGGTCGAAGCCAAGGAAGCCGCTCCGGCTGCCACCACCGCCACCGCGACTGCTACCGCCACCAAGACCGAAGCTCCGGCCGCTGCCGCCGCCGCGACCACCGTGGTGAACGCTCCGGTCGCCGGCCACGTGATCGCCCTGGACGAAACCGGCGATCCGGTGTTCGCCTCCCGCGCGCTCGGCGAAGGCGTCGGCATCCAGCCGACCGACAGCGAGGTCGTGGCCCCGGTCTCCGGCGTGCTGCAGACCGTCGCCGAAACCGGCCACGCCTTCGGCATCAAAACCGATGACGGTGTGGAAGTGCTCGTGCACGTCGGCATCGACACCGTGAAGATGAACGGCGAGGGCTTTGTCGTCAAGGTCAAGGCCGATGAGCGCGTGAATGCCGGCGATCCGCTGGTTTCCGTCGACTTTGCTAAAGTGAAGGACGCTGGATACAGCACCACCACGCTGATGACGGTGCTCAACACCGCCGCCCTCACCTCCGTCACGCCGAAGACCGGCATCGACGTCAAGGCAGGGGACGAGGTGATCGACATCCAGCGCTAA
- a CDS encoding PRD domain-containing protein, whose translation MDVLRVFNNNVVLARDGDREVILTGRGIGFQAKPGQHVDDAKIVRRFIPVDGKDPDHMAQQVAGIPPEIIRLVTDAMNRTGLKEQADKQPTLVMALADHICGAIQRAQRKQNIEYPLEAEVRSLYADEYAKGVAMVDAMNTYLGGALPRSEAVALALHLVNAGFSGGDLSATYTMTGIIQQMIAVIEGAYGITLAQDSVNVARFITHLRYLFVRIHQHEQLDDEPQPIIESIKTSYPKACQCARQLAVVVKMRLGSDLTEAEIAYLALHVARVTNGVNRQVD comes from the coding sequence GTGGACGTTCTTCGCGTATTCAACAACAATGTCGTATTGGCTAGAGACGGTGATCGTGAGGTGATTCTCACAGGCCGTGGAATAGGCTTCCAAGCCAAGCCGGGACAACATGTGGATGACGCGAAGATCGTCCGTCGGTTCATCCCCGTCGATGGCAAGGATCCCGACCACATGGCGCAACAAGTGGCCGGGATCCCGCCCGAAATCATCAGACTCGTCACGGACGCCATGAACCGTACGGGGCTGAAAGAACAGGCAGACAAGCAGCCAACCCTGGTCATGGCGCTCGCCGACCACATCTGCGGCGCGATACAACGCGCGCAAAGAAAACAGAACATCGAATATCCGCTCGAAGCGGAAGTACGTTCCCTATACGCCGACGAATACGCCAAAGGCGTGGCGATGGTCGACGCGATGAACACGTATTTGGGTGGCGCGTTGCCCCGCAGTGAGGCGGTGGCGCTCGCCTTGCATTTGGTGAATGCCGGATTCTCCGGCGGCGACCTGTCCGCCACCTACACCATGACCGGCATCATCCAGCAGATGATCGCCGTCATCGAAGGCGCGTACGGCATCACGCTTGCGCAGGACAGCGTCAATGTGGCGCGATTCATCACGCATCTGCGTTACCTGTTCGTACGCATCCACCAGCATGAGCAGCTCGACGATGAGCCGCAACCAATCATCGAATCAATCAAAACCTCATATCCGAAGGCTTGCCAGTGCGCAAGGCAGCTTGCCGTGGTGGTGAAGATGCGTCTTGGTTCCGACCTTACGGAAGCCGAAATCGCCTATCTTGCCCTGCATGTGGCGCGCGTGACCAACGGAGTGAATCGGCAGGTCGACTGA
- a CDS encoding diacylglycerol/lipid kinase family protein, translated as MPMPVIVLLVIIAVVAVCAAAFFGYRAYKHRTLAEKLDKRDDDQVHYAFIVNPSKPQAEQRKQHIKEFCEAKHLTQIEFIETQLDKDGRACAFEALDHGADVVVAVGGDGTVRTVASALSGTGHALGIVPIGTGNLFARNMGIPVDDIDAALTVATSHGSRLVDVGRLTLLDDETTDHGHAFLIIAGIGFDALMIDDTDPELKKNISWLAYFVSGVKNLFAPKYKGNVTITSADGSTHSTRGLTFRTFMAGNCGQIPMFSLMPEASYDDGILDYEIIDTSGGLIGWANLFGDVLHQTITGKAQQSPLSTNSTVDQVQGVSAEITLERPVLAQVDGDMLPETKHIRFSVERQALCVRVPEAASEDTGILALNANMSATPTKPQPTEQASGQPAEQSND; from the coding sequence ATGCCTATGCCAGTTATCGTCCTGCTCGTCATCATCGCCGTGGTCGCCGTATGCGCGGCCGCCTTCTTCGGATACCGCGCGTACAAGCACCGTACGCTCGCGGAGAAGCTTGACAAGCGTGACGATGACCAAGTGCATTACGCGTTCATAGTCAATCCTTCAAAGCCCCAGGCGGAACAGCGCAAGCAGCATATCAAGGAGTTCTGCGAGGCGAAGCATCTCACCCAGATCGAATTCATCGAAACGCAGCTCGACAAGGACGGTCGCGCCTGCGCGTTCGAAGCGTTGGACCATGGTGCCGATGTGGTGGTGGCTGTCGGCGGCGATGGCACGGTGCGTACCGTCGCGAGCGCGCTGTCGGGTACCGGGCATGCGCTGGGCATCGTGCCGATCGGCACCGGCAATCTGTTCGCCCGCAATATGGGCATTCCCGTGGACGATATCGATGCGGCGCTCACCGTGGCCACGTCGCACGGCTCCCGTCTGGTGGATGTGGGCCGTCTGACCCTTCTGGATGATGAGACCACCGACCACGGGCATGCGTTCCTCATCATCGCCGGCATCGGTTTCGACGCACTGATGATCGACGACACCGATCCGGAATTGAAGAAGAACATCAGCTGGCTGGCTTATTTCGTGTCGGGCGTGAAGAATCTGTTCGCCCCGAAGTACAAGGGCAATGTGACCATCACCAGCGCCGACGGCAGCACGCATTCCACGCGTGGTCTCACGTTCCGCACGTTCATGGCGGGCAATTGCGGCCAGATCCCCATGTTTTCGCTGATGCCCGAAGCTTCCTATGACGATGGCATCCTCGACTACGAGATCATCGACACGTCCGGCGGCCTGATCGGTTGGGCGAATCTGTTCGGCGACGTGCTGCACCAGACCATCACCGGCAAAGCTCAGCAGAGTCCGCTGTCCACGAACTCCACCGTCGACCAGGTACAGGGCGTCAGCGCGGAAATCACTTTGGAGAGGCCTGTTTTGGCGCAGGTGGATGGCGATATGCTGCCTGAAACGAAGCACATCCGTTTCAGCGTGGAACGTCAGGCCCTATGCGTGCGCGTGCCGGAGGCCGCTTCCGAAGATACCGGCATACTGGCGTTGAACGCGAATATGTCGGCTACGCCAACGAAACCGCAGCCGACCGAACAGGCAAGCGGGCAGCCGGCCGAACAGTCGAACGATTAG
- the serS gene encoding serine--tRNA ligase, whose protein sequence is MLDIQFIREHADVVKESQRKRGESVELVDEVLRSDEVRRSSLKEFEAARAQQKEIGKKVAAAPADEKAKLIAATKELSQKVSEYKAAADAAAEEYTTAMWKLSNIVEPEAPEGGEDDYVVVKKVGQIRDFAAEGFEPKDHLTLGRGVAGIDMERGVKVGGSRFYFLRGQVARMQIAMLTMAVDQAEEHGFTLAITPTLVRPEVMRGTGFLNSHADEIYRLREPDDQYLVGTSEVALAGMHENEILNLENGPLRYCGWSSCYRREAGAAGKDTSGIIRVHQFDKVEMFVYAKQEDSYKEHEHLLAMEQEMLGKVEVPYRIIDTAAGDLGSSAARKFDCEAWVPTQGRYRELTSTSNCTEYQARRLNIRERMEDGNTRAVSTLNGTLATTRWLVAILENHQQKDGSIEIPKAMRPYMGGKEVIEPTKWEA, encoded by the coding sequence ATGCTTGATATTCAATTCATTCGTGAACATGCTGACGTTGTCAAGGAATCCCAGCGTAAGCGTGGCGAATCGGTCGAACTGGTCGACGAGGTGCTGCGCTCCGACGAGGTTCGCCGTTCCTCTCTGAAGGAATTCGAAGCTGCCCGCGCGCAGCAGAAGGAGATCGGCAAGAAGGTCGCCGCCGCCCCCGCCGACGAAAAGGCCAAGCTGATCGCCGCAACCAAGGAACTCTCCCAGAAGGTCTCCGAATACAAGGCCGCAGCCGACGCCGCAGCCGAGGAATACACCACCGCCATGTGGAAGCTGTCCAACATCGTCGAGCCGGAAGCTCCGGAAGGTGGCGAGGACGACTACGTCGTGGTCAAGAAGGTCGGCCAGATCCGTGATTTCGCAGCCGAAGGCTTCGAGCCGAAGGACCACCTGACGCTCGGCCGCGGCGTGGCCGGTATCGATATGGAGCGCGGCGTGAAGGTCGGCGGCTCCCGCTTCTACTTCCTGCGCGGCCAGGTGGCCCGCATGCAGATCGCCATGCTCACCATGGCCGTCGACCAGGCCGAGGAACACGGCTTCACCCTGGCCATCACCCCGACGCTGGTGCGTCCGGAAGTAATGCGCGGCACCGGCTTCCTCAACTCCCACGCCGACGAAATCTACCGCCTGCGCGAGCCGGACGACCAGTATTTGGTCGGCACCTCCGAAGTGGCGCTCGCCGGCATGCACGAGAACGAGATCCTGAACCTTGAGAACGGCCCGCTGCGCTACTGCGGCTGGAGCTCCTGCTACCGCCGTGAAGCCGGCGCAGCAGGCAAGGACACCTCCGGCATCATCCGCGTGCACCAGTTCGACAAGGTGGAGATGTTCGTCTACGCCAAGCAGGAGGACTCCTACAAGGAGCATGAGCACCTGTTGGCCATGGAGCAGGAAATGCTCGGCAAGGTCGAGGTGCCGTACCGCATCATCGATACCGCCGCCGGCGATCTGGGCTCCTCCGCGGCACGTAAGTTCGACTGCGAGGCTTGGGTGCCGACCCAGGGCCGTTACCGTGAGCTGACCTCCACCTCCAACTGCACCGAGTATCAGGCCCGTCGTCTGAACATCCGCGAACGTATGGAGGATGGCAACACCCGCGCCGTCTCCACGCTGAACGGCACGCTGGCCACCACCCGTTGGCTGGTCGCCATTCTCGAGAACCACCAGCAGAAGGACGGCTCCATCGAAATTCCGAAGGCCATGCGTCCGTACATGGGCGGCAAGGAAGTCATCGAGCCGACCAAGTGGGAAGCCTGA
- a CDS encoding LuxR C-terminal-related transcriptional regulator has translation MSEWEQRIRIAVVDDHEMFRAGVIATLQPHFDVVGQAADVEGSVAMIAQTKPDVVLLDVHVPGGEGGGGTEILTKSRPYSPNTVFLALSVSDSPQDVGSVIRAGAQGYVTKTISGDDLVSSIKQVHEGYAVFSPKLAGFVLSAFQNGPSANGAFGGPIHDDELDRLSNREQEVMRLIARGYTYKEVASELFISIKTVETHMSSVLRKLQLSNRSELTRWAADRRIV, from the coding sequence ATGAGCGAGTGGGAACAGCGCATCAGAATCGCCGTCGTGGACGACCACGAAATGTTCCGTGCGGGCGTGATCGCCACGTTGCAGCCGCATTTCGACGTGGTCGGACAGGCCGCGGATGTGGAAGGATCGGTGGCGATGATCGCGCAGACCAAACCGGACGTGGTGCTGCTGGACGTGCATGTGCCGGGCGGCGAGGGCGGCGGCGGCACCGAAATCCTTACGAAATCACGGCCTTACTCCCCCAATACCGTGTTTCTTGCGCTGTCTGTTTCCGATTCGCCGCAGGACGTCGGTTCGGTGATTCGCGCCGGTGCGCAGGGATATGTGACGAAGACTATTTCCGGCGACGACCTGGTGTCCTCCATCAAGCAGGTGCATGAGGGCTACGCCGTGTTCTCGCCGAAATTGGCGGGATTCGTGCTGTCCGCCTTCCAGAACGGCCCGAGCGCGAACGGCGCGTTCGGCGGCCCGATCCACGATGACGAGCTGGACCGGCTGTCCAACCGCGAGCAGGAGGTCATGCGGCTGATCGCGCGCGGCTACACGTACAAGGAGGTGGCTTCGGAACTGTTCATCTCCATCAAGACCGTGGAGACCCATATGAGCTCGGTGCTGCGCAAACTGCAGCTGTCGAACCGTTCCGAGCTCACCCGTTGGGCCGCGGATCGACGGATTGTGTGA